One genomic segment of Rhizobium gallicum bv. gallicum R602sp includes these proteins:
- the fliK gene encoding flagellar hook-length control protein FliK produces the protein MIDMSVTGGAAATEASSAARGNGPAAKGGDAGNGGFSDVLSKAGNSPQNSTGGEPAGAPAADDAQPEIDEGAAGSIALSLRDRARSKPMIALSDASLKQQAATQPQTVATVTGTSGKDQMKSRVDTASVKFKIKGDAGEVAEDAHVAKDEKSAKPLETKAGVDEGPSSDATSVSDALGLLNKDATDTVIPVAFLAAANVNAKDDKAGKEKGAGGGTGIAPAADALAAISAGDAQMPAVDDAANLDGKTFRLSRADGRGESMDIRIGADQEGSAAKARSDIENVTVLDSRRYIGLAQNSASVTAAILGDREWTGAMQPSSALSNAAEWTSTGKVVNTLKIQMTPIDLGLVTATMRLSGDALNVDLKVETGAAYRQLKEDHGKIIEALRSQGYAIDNVTISMAPVEKPDAGNQANAQEQSSQQQSLQQGQGGEARERHTQTAQRGNGGLNGAGETNVEDVASGAAGGGAPGSVYL, from the coding sequence ATGATTGATATGAGCGTTACAGGGGGAGCGGCCGCAACCGAGGCGTCGTCAGCCGCCAGAGGCAATGGTCCGGCAGCCAAGGGCGGCGACGCTGGCAATGGCGGCTTTTCGGACGTGCTCTCGAAGGCAGGAAACAGTCCGCAAAACAGTACCGGCGGCGAGCCTGCTGGGGCCCCTGCGGCTGATGATGCCCAACCAGAAATCGATGAAGGCGCCGCCGGCAGTATTGCCCTCAGTCTGCGCGATCGCGCTCGCAGCAAGCCGATGATCGCCCTCAGCGATGCATCGTTGAAACAACAGGCCGCGACGCAGCCTCAGACAGTTGCAACCGTCACAGGCACATCCGGCAAGGATCAAATGAAAAGCCGCGTCGATACGGCTTCGGTAAAATTCAAAATCAAAGGAGACGCCGGCGAGGTCGCGGAAGATGCACATGTCGCAAAAGACGAAAAATCGGCAAAGCCCTTGGAGACCAAGGCCGGAGTCGATGAAGGCCCTTCGTCGGATGCGACGTCTGTTTCTGATGCGCTCGGTCTTTTGAACAAGGATGCCACGGATACGGTGATCCCGGTGGCCTTCCTGGCTGCAGCCAACGTGAATGCGAAGGACGATAAGGCCGGCAAGGAAAAGGGTGCCGGCGGTGGCACTGGTATTGCGCCTGCGGCCGATGCGCTGGCGGCGATCAGCGCCGGCGACGCGCAGATGCCGGCCGTGGACGACGCAGCCAATCTTGATGGAAAGACGTTTCGTTTGAGCCGCGCGGACGGGCGCGGCGAGTCCATGGACATCCGTATCGGTGCTGACCAGGAAGGGTCGGCCGCCAAGGCAAGGAGCGATATCGAAAACGTCACGGTTCTCGATTCACGCCGCTATATCGGCCTCGCGCAGAATTCCGCGTCCGTAACCGCTGCAATCCTTGGCGACAGGGAGTGGACGGGTGCGATGCAGCCGAGTTCCGCACTGTCGAACGCTGCCGAATGGACGAGCACCGGGAAGGTTGTCAACACCCTCAAGATCCAGATGACGCCGATCGACCTCGGCCTCGTGACGGCAACGATGCGCCTTTCCGGCGATGCCCTGAACGTCGATCTGAAGGTCGAAACCGGTGCGGCCTATCGGCAGCTCAAGGAAGATCACGGCAAGATCATCGAGGCGCTTCGCAGCCAGGGTTATGCCATCGACAACGTCACGATCAGCATGGCGCCGGTAGAAAAGCCCGACGCGGGGAACCAGGCAAATGCGCAAGAGCAGTCTTCCCAGCAACAATCCCTGCAGCAGGGGCAGGGCGGTGAAGCGCGCGAGCGCCACACCCAGACAGCACAGCGGGGCAATGGAGGCCTTAATGGGGCAGGGGAGACAAATGTTGAAGATGTTGCTTCTGGCGCCGCTGGCGGCGGCGCTCCTGGCAGCGTTTACCTGTGA
- a CDS encoding flagellin N-terminal helical domain-containing protein, which yields MAYTITDVGALNVLTVLRGVSKEADTVQRQVSSELRVETAADNASSWASATTLRSDENALKTVGDALGLGAAKVDTAYTAITSLIDVVSEIRKTVVSATDPANDRDKLSVTMEQYKSQLESAVNSVNFSGENWLLNRDATAPVQRSVIGGFVRGPNGEYYPQNITYPAANTIMIDTNNASRGLLTKSISADPDAVPARDYYLLDVGSTTSAAGTEISISTTSTSQDLQDMLTVLDNILSSLNATAAGLGTMNSRIEDRQDFVATLSTSLKTSIGALVDTDMDEASVRLSAAQTARDMATEALSVMNTSASKVLILLE from the coding sequence ATGGCCTACACGATCACAGACGTAGGCGCGTTGAACGTGCTCACTGTTCTTCGCGGCGTTAGCAAGGAAGCCGACACCGTTCAGCGGCAGGTATCGTCGGAGCTGCGCGTCGAGACTGCGGCGGATAATGCCTCCTCATGGGCTTCGGCAACGACCCTGCGGTCGGACGAAAACGCGTTGAAGACGGTCGGCGATGCACTAGGTCTCGGTGCTGCGAAGGTCGATACCGCCTACACGGCGATAACCTCGCTTATCGACGTGGTCTCGGAGATACGCAAAACCGTCGTGTCGGCGACCGACCCCGCCAATGATCGCGACAAGCTCAGCGTCACGATGGAGCAGTATAAGTCACAGTTGGAAAGCGCCGTGAATTCCGTCAATTTTTCCGGTGAGAACTGGCTGTTGAACCGAGATGCGACGGCACCTGTGCAACGGTCGGTCATCGGCGGCTTCGTGCGCGGTCCGAACGGTGAATACTACCCGCAGAATATTACTTACCCGGCAGCCAATACGATCATGATCGACACGAACAACGCCAGCCGCGGTCTTTTGACGAAATCGATCAGCGCCGATCCGGACGCAGTGCCGGCCCGCGATTACTATCTGCTCGATGTAGGTTCGACGACGTCTGCGGCTGGTACCGAAATATCGATCTCCACAACCTCGACGTCGCAGGACCTGCAGGACATGCTGACGGTATTGGACAATATCCTTTCCAGCCTCAATGCCACCGCCGCGGGCCTTGGCACGATGAATTCGCGCATCGAAGACCGGCAGGATTTCGTCGCCACGCTTTCGACGTCGCTGAAGACAAGCATAGGCGCCCTTGTCGATACTGACATGGACGAAGCCTCGGTCCGCCTGTCCGCAGCTCAAACAGCACGTGATATGGCAACCGAAGCACTTTCTGTCATGAACACGTCCGCGAGCAAGGTCTTAATCCTGCTCGAGTAG
- a CDS encoding MotB family protein: MSESENHHHGRNEVIIVKRHGGGDHDGAHGGAWKIAYADFMTAMMAFFLVMWLVNAANEETKASVATYFNPIKLADEKPTEKGLKKPVDQADGDQKQDKSKEEEEEPTKGASAANGDDQTSTSGDQRNYSEADFFENPYSVLAEIAQEVGQQANVSAKGEGGASDSGPATGADGGKAYRDPFDPDFWTKQVEVTHADKAEQAAADEADPEQKPDATELAKAEALKPAAADQASASAAEAQDKSTLLPEKSGEAAAEAQNPGQQQAADAPKLADVHKQAEELQQEIARQISGIAGKLAEGLTVTAAEGGLLVSLADQNDSSMFNIGSAVPRKEMVLAMEKIGEILKSRQGAVVIRGHTDGRQYKGTDNENWRLSMDRAQAAYYMIVRGGVDEKRVSQVSGFADRRLKLPDDPFNAGNRRIEILVQADQG, encoded by the coding sequence ATGAGTGAAAGCGAAAACCATCACCACGGCAGGAATGAAGTCATCATCGTCAAGCGACATGGCGGCGGCGATCATGACGGCGCGCATGGCGGAGCCTGGAAAATCGCCTATGCCGACTTCATGACCGCGATGATGGCGTTCTTCCTCGTCATGTGGCTGGTCAATGCAGCAAACGAGGAAACCAAGGCCTCCGTCGCCACCTATTTCAATCCGATCAAACTTGCCGATGAGAAGCCCACCGAGAAGGGCTTGAAGAAGCCCGTCGACCAGGCCGATGGCGATCAGAAGCAGGACAAGTCGAAAGAAGAGGAAGAAGAACCCACCAAAGGCGCATCGGCCGCGAATGGTGACGATCAGACGTCGACTTCAGGCGACCAGAGGAATTACTCCGAAGCGGATTTCTTTGAGAACCCCTATTCGGTTCTTGCCGAAATCGCCCAGGAAGTCGGCCAGCAGGCAAATGTCAGCGCGAAAGGCGAGGGTGGAGCAAGCGATTCGGGTCCCGCAACCGGGGCTGATGGCGGAAAGGCGTATCGCGATCCGTTCGATCCGGATTTCTGGACGAAGCAGGTCGAGGTCACGCATGCCGACAAGGCCGAACAGGCCGCAGCCGACGAGGCCGACCCCGAACAAAAGCCCGATGCGACGGAACTGGCGAAGGCAGAGGCTCTCAAGCCCGCAGCCGCAGATCAGGCGTCCGCCTCAGCAGCCGAAGCGCAGGACAAAAGCACCCTCTTGCCGGAAAAATCAGGTGAAGCTGCAGCCGAGGCACAAAATCCCGGCCAACAGCAGGCTGCCGATGCACCAAAGCTCGCCGACGTGCACAAACAGGCCGAGGAACTGCAGCAGGAGATCGCCAGGCAGATCAGCGGTATTGCCGGCAAGCTTGCGGAGGGTTTGACCGTCACTGCAGCAGAGGGCGGCCTCCTCGTCAGCCTGGCTGACCAGAACGACAGTTCCATGTTCAATATCGGCTCGGCCGTTCCGCGTAAGGAAATGGTGCTGGCGATGGAGAAGATCGGCGAAATCCTGAAGAGCCGTCAGGGCGCTGTCGTAATCCGCGGCCATACGGACGGCCGTCAATACAAGGGCACCGACAATGAAAACTGGCGTCTTTCCATGGATCGTGCGCAGGCAGCCTATTACATGATCGTTCGGGGCGGGGTGGACGAGAAGCGCGTCTCCCAGGTTTCGGGCTTTGCTGACCGGAGGCTGAAGTTGCCCGACGATCCATTCAATGCCGGCAACCGCCGCATCGAAATCCTGGTTCAGGCGGATCAAGGATAG
- the motC gene encoding chemotaxis protein MotC, producing the protein MARPQHRHLLLALGLAIASPAVAAGEDQANLSPYKMLRSLQFVQDSVALGDHSAAEMQRFMLGTIDQRLRSADASVFDDDRNVDAALVYAMSGGNPATLEYLIARDVNGYFDTRVTDVLRKYLSGKGLLVAKTLVETANEYRDKKIGPYLALVGGNVMVARSPDEALKLYDQARLSAPGTIVEEAALRRSVAICVEAGLLDKGLAYSQRYVRRFLHSPYASQFADLFVKLIVDHDHVKTEDIVGILSFMDESRRREVYLRIARAAGIAGKAEVARTAAAYAQSLAGEPNNALGALADFYGNMALVSTPDVGTAAKSISSVADSELSPRDRALRAAAKSIAEQVLQPPDPASLTQASDSKPANEEITSEQAAVSTADGNQPVEVAAPSKPADGGAAPALMPDGAGQDAEASFKSFVTTSRSKLDEIDGLLSQESN; encoded by the coding sequence ATGGCGCGCCCGCAGCACCGGCATCTTCTCCTGGCTCTCGGACTGGCGATCGCTTCGCCGGCCGTCGCTGCGGGTGAGGATCAGGCGAACCTTTCGCCGTACAAGATGTTGCGTTCGCTGCAGTTCGTACAGGACTCGGTCGCCCTCGGCGATCATTCGGCGGCGGAGATGCAGCGCTTCATGCTCGGCACGATCGATCAGCGCCTGCGCAGTGCAGATGCCTCAGTCTTCGATGATGACCGCAATGTCGATGCCGCACTCGTCTATGCCATGAGCGGCGGCAATCCGGCCACGCTTGAATATCTGATTGCCCGGGACGTGAACGGCTATTTCGACACTCGTGTAACCGATGTCCTGCGCAAGTACCTGAGCGGCAAGGGCCTGCTCGTTGCAAAGACACTGGTCGAAACCGCAAATGAGTACCGCGACAAGAAGATCGGTCCCTATCTCGCGCTTGTCGGCGGCAACGTCATGGTGGCGCGAAGCCCGGATGAAGCGCTCAAGCTTTATGATCAGGCGCGGCTCTCGGCGCCGGGAACGATCGTAGAAGAGGCGGCCCTGCGCCGCTCGGTGGCGATTTGCGTCGAAGCGGGTCTCCTTGACAAGGGGCTTGCCTATTCGCAGCGCTATGTGCGGCGGTTCCTCCATTCGCCCTATGCGAGCCAGTTCGCCGATCTTTTCGTCAAGCTTATCGTCGACCACGACCATGTGAAGACGGAAGATATCGTCGGCATCCTCTCCTTCATGGACGAGTCGCGGCGGCGCGAGGTCTATCTGCGCATTGCGCGCGCCGCCGGTATTGCCGGCAAGGCGGAAGTTGCGAGGACGGCAGCCGCATACGCGCAATCGCTTGCCGGCGAACCGAACAATGCGCTCGGCGCGCTCGCGGATTTCTACGGCAACATGGCCTTGGTCTCCACGCCCGACGTGGGTACGGCCGCAAAGAGCATCAGCAGCGTTGCAGACAGCGAGCTCTCCCCGCGCGACCGCGCGCTACGCGCTGCGGCCAAATCAATCGCCGAACAGGTGCTGCAGCCGCCGGATCCGGCAAGCCTGACACAAGCGTCCGATTCTAAACCTGCTAATGAAGAAATTACTTCTGAACAGGCAGCCGTATCCACGGCCGACGGAAACCAGCCCGTAGAGGTCGCGGCGCCCTCCAAGCCTGCTGACGGTGGGGCGGCGCCGGCGCTGATGCCGGACGGTGCAGGGCAAGACGCTGAAGCGTCATTCAAATCCTTTGTGACGACGAGCCGTTCGAAACTCGATGAAATCGACGGTCTCTTGAGCCAAGAGAGCAATTGA
- a CDS encoding transglycosylase SLT domain-containing protein, which yields MKMLLLAPLAAALLAAFTCETRASNGACEREIQSAAAKYGIPEGILYSVGLTETGRKGSLYPFALNIEGKAVFPPSELDAMRQFYSARKSGAKLIDVGCMQINHYFHGENFSSAEAMFDPHRNVEYAAKFLRNLHDRHETWTMAVARYHAGPNNDPAQKRYVCRVIANLVATGYGKWTPNASNFCHN from the coding sequence TTGAAGATGTTGCTTCTGGCGCCGCTGGCGGCGGCGCTCCTGGCAGCGTTTACCTGTGAGACGCGTGCCTCCAACGGTGCCTGCGAAAGGGAAATCCAGTCTGCTGCCGCCAAATACGGCATACCGGAAGGCATTCTCTATTCCGTGGGCCTGACGGAGACCGGACGCAAAGGTTCGCTCTATCCTTTTGCGCTGAACATAGAAGGTAAGGCAGTCTTCCCGCCTTCCGAGCTGGACGCCATGAGGCAGTTCTATTCGGCGCGAAAAAGCGGGGCAAAGCTCATCGACGTCGGCTGCATGCAGATCAACCATTACTTTCATGGCGAGAATTTCAGCTCGGCGGAAGCCATGTTCGACCCCCACCGCAACGTCGAATATGCGGCAAAGTTCCTTCGCAATCTTCACGACCGGCATGAAACCTGGACGATGGCGGTAGCCAGATACCACGCCGGACCAAATAACGACCCTGCGCAGAAGCGGTATGTCTGCCGCGTGATCGCCAATCTCGTCGCTACCGGTTATGGCAAGTGGACTCCCAATGCGAGTAACTTCTGCCATAACTGA
- a CDS encoding O-linked N-acetylglucosamine transferase, SPINDLY family protein gives MGRYTQSLATLNQLIDSQQDAKTYALLAKNLLQLGFKADAARSYALAAQYDSPNAYEYHKQAARLHFECGNEDDALLIGMRNLSKAQDDAELAYILTSIYLNRQQRDIVKPFKKVLSESSNPDHSRLAALLLTDDLHDQTNQMLARNLFKRYPGNIAFRFLYLVFLREFNDFDETDKHSAPIIERIAKGDLDVLRKDNPFYHLHWNGDESLNRFATIGTTPLNPERVAMRRKMPHTWSDKIRVGYMSSDFWDHHATMKLLQRILELHDTSRFEITLFCHTEPEHLAKNTTDRSRWGNVVDVYGLSNEAIAAVVREHNIDIMVDLKGHTAGSRASSFNLPLAPVHVAWLGFPGSTLNIDLDYVIGDRFVLPDAAKPHYHEKFCRMPESYQPNDPTNRPKPKPITRADLGLPEDAFIFASFNGNRKIIAETIDIWCNILKRAPNSVLWIMSNGTRNQENLSKRFQQAGIPQKRIIFCPRVTYEEHITRQQAADIGIDTFPVNGHTTTSEQLWGGLPVLTVKGTNFASRVSESLQHAIGLPELVAPDLKAYEELAVELAQNPEKIAEYKARLKANGPIMPLFDAERFCHHLEKAYEMMAERARNGLDPDHIDVPALPRRTEPFYSAE, from the coding sequence ATGGGCCGCTATACCCAATCGCTTGCAACACTGAACCAGCTCATCGACAGCCAACAGGACGCCAAGACCTACGCGCTGCTTGCAAAGAACCTTCTGCAGCTGGGCTTCAAGGCAGACGCGGCGAGATCCTATGCGCTCGCTGCTCAATACGACAGCCCGAACGCCTACGAATACCACAAGCAGGCCGCACGTCTGCATTTTGAGTGCGGGAACGAAGACGACGCATTGCTGATCGGCATGCGCAATCTTTCGAAGGCGCAGGATGACGCGGAGCTCGCCTATATCCTGACCTCGATCTACCTGAACCGCCAGCAGCGCGACATCGTAAAGCCGTTCAAGAAAGTGCTGTCGGAAAGTTCCAATCCGGACCACTCCAGGCTCGCCGCCCTGCTCCTGACCGACGACCTGCATGATCAGACCAACCAGATGCTCGCGCGCAATCTGTTCAAGCGGTATCCCGGCAATATCGCTTTCCGCTTTCTCTATCTGGTCTTCTTGCGCGAGTTCAACGATTTCGACGAAACCGACAAACACAGCGCCCCGATCATCGAGCGCATCGCCAAAGGCGATCTTGACGTGCTTCGCAAGGACAACCCGTTCTATCATCTCCACTGGAACGGCGACGAGAGCCTCAACCGGTTTGCCACGATCGGTACGACCCCCCTCAATCCAGAACGCGTCGCCATGCGGCGGAAGATGCCGCACACCTGGTCCGACAAGATCCGCGTCGGCTACATGTCCTCGGACTTCTGGGATCACCACGCGACGATGAAGCTCCTGCAGCGCATCCTCGAACTGCACGACACGAGCCGCTTCGAAATTACGCTGTTTTGCCACACCGAGCCGGAGCATCTGGCGAAGAACACGACCGACCGCAGCCGTTGGGGAAACGTCGTCGATGTGTACGGCCTTTCCAATGAAGCAATCGCTGCCGTCGTTCGCGAGCATAACATCGACATCATGGTCGACCTGAAGGGCCACACCGCCGGCAGCCGGGCATCGTCTTTCAATCTGCCGCTGGCACCTGTTCATGTCGCCTGGCTCGGTTTTCCGGGCAGCACGCTCAACATCGATCTCGACTACGTCATCGGCGACCGTTTCGTCCTTCCGGATGCGGCAAAACCTCATTACCATGAGAAATTCTGCCGGATGCCGGAAAGCTACCAACCGAATGACCCGACGAACCGTCCGAAACCGAAGCCGATCACGCGCGCCGACCTCGGCCTGCCTGAAGATGCCTTCATCTTCGCTTCGTTCAACGGCAACCGCAAAATCATCGCCGAGACGATCGACATCTGGTGCAATATCCTGAAGCGCGCGCCCAACAGCGTCCTTTGGATCATGTCCAACGGGACGCGGAACCAGGAAAATCTCTCGAAGAGGTTCCAGCAGGCCGGCATCCCGCAAAAGCGCATCATCTTTTGCCCGCGTGTCACCTACGAAGAACATATCACCCGCCAGCAGGCAGCCGACATCGGCATCGACACATTCCCGGTCAATGGTCACACGACCACGTCGGAGCAGCTATGGGGCGGTCTGCCGGTCCTCACAGTCAAGGGCACGAACTTCGCGTCGCGCGTCAGCGAGAGCCTGCAGCACGCCATCGGCCTGCCCGAACTCGTTGCTCCGGACCTGAAGGCTTATGAAGAGCTGGCCGTCGAGCTGGCGCAAAATCCCGAAAAGATCGCCGAGTACAAGGCGCGCCTGAAAGCCAACGGCCCGATCATGCCGCTTTTCGATGCGGAGCGCTTCTGCCATCACCTGGAAAAAGCCTATGAAATGATGGCTGAGCGCGCCAGGAACGGCCTTGATCCCGATCACATCGACGTGCCGGCTTTGCCGCGGCGTACAGAGCCGTTCTACTCGGCGGAATAG
- a CDS encoding flagellin N-terminal helical domain-containing protein, with product MTSILTNVAAMAALQTLRAINDSLEETQNHVSSGYRVEKAADNAAYWSIATTMRSDNKALSAVSDALGLGAAKVDTAYSAMDSAVDVVTEIKAKLVAATEKGVDRTKIQEEIKQLQAQLLSIAQSASFSGENWVAGNETKSVVSSFVRDGNGNTSVTTTDYKLDSSSTGNVLFGVSGGAIETSSGIIGSSNGTIGSIYSMDITSFGTDGISLALTAVELGLEAMTRAASQLGSISTRIQLQEDFVSALSDSIDSGVGRLVDANMEEESSKLTALQTQQQLAIQSLSIANSSAQNILSLFRS from the coding sequence ATGACCAGTATTTTGACCAATGTCGCTGCAATGGCCGCTCTCCAGACGCTGCGCGCCATCAATGACAGTCTGGAGGAAACTCAAAATCATGTTTCATCCGGTTATCGCGTAGAAAAAGCAGCCGACAATGCCGCCTATTGGTCGATCGCAACGACCATGCGCTCCGACAATAAGGCGCTTTCGGCGGTCTCCGATGCTCTGGGCCTCGGTGCCGCCAAGGTCGACACTGCCTATTCTGCGATGGACAGCGCCGTCGACGTGGTAACAGAAATCAAGGCCAAGCTGGTTGCAGCGACCGAGAAGGGTGTCGACAGAACGAAAATCCAGGAAGAGATCAAGCAGCTGCAGGCGCAGCTCCTCAGCATTGCGCAATCCGCATCCTTCTCCGGCGAAAACTGGGTCGCAGGCAACGAAACGAAAAGCGTCGTCTCCTCCTTCGTCCGCGACGGCAACGGAAACACTTCCGTTACGACCACCGACTATAAGCTCGACTCCTCGTCGACCGGCAACGTTCTGTTTGGCGTGAGCGGTGGCGCAATCGAAACCTCGTCGGGCATTATCGGCTCTTCCAACGGGACCATCGGTTCAATCTACTCGATGGACATCACATCCTTCGGAACGGACGGGATTTCGCTCGCTCTGACGGCCGTCGAACTAGGCCTCGAGGCGATGACGAGGGCAGCCTCGCAGCTCGGCTCGATCTCGACACGCATCCAGCTACAGGAGGATTTCGTCTCAGCGCTGAGCGACTCGATCGACTCGGGTGTCGGCCGTCTCGTCGATGCAAACATGGAAGAGGAATCCAGCAAGCTGACGGCATTGCAGACGCAGCAACAGCTAGCGATCCAGTCGCTGTCGATTGCGAATTCCAGCGCGCAGAACATTCTTTCGCTCTTCCGCAGTTAA
- a CDS encoding flagellin N-terminal helical domain-containing protein, translated as MTSIVTNNAAMAALQTLRGINQGLGETQDHVSSGLRVGKAADNAAYWSIATTMRSDNKALSAVSDALGLGAAKVDTAYAAMDSAIDVVSEIKAKLVAATENGVDKAKVQEEIDQLQEQLLSIAQSAAFSGENWVAGANNTTKSVVSTFVRDGSNGVSVKMTDYKLDNTSAGNVLFGMSGGSIETSTGILGTSTGATGSVYSMDITNFTLGQLSTALSNVESALKAMTSAGAELGSISTRIEMQDDFVSALSDSIDSGIGRLVDADMEEESSKLSALQTQQQLAIQSLSIANSSSQNILSLFRG; from the coding sequence ATGACGAGTATCGTTACCAATAACGCTGCAATGGCAGCTCTCCAGACTCTCCGCGGCATCAACCAGGGCCTCGGCGAAACCCAGGATCATGTTTCGTCCGGCCTGCGCGTCGGCAAGGCGGCTGACAATGCCGCTTACTGGTCGATCGCAACGACCATGCGTTCCGACAACAAGGCGCTTTCGGCCGTTTCCGACGCTCTGGGCCTCGGTGCCGCCAAGGTCGACACTGCCTATGCTGCGATGGACAGCGCCATCGACGTCGTTTCCGAAATCAAGGCCAAGCTGGTCGCCGCAACTGAAAACGGCGTCGACAAGGCGAAGGTCCAGGAAGAAATCGACCAGCTTCAGGAACAATTGCTGAGCATTGCTCAGTCGGCTGCCTTCTCCGGCGAAAACTGGGTTGCCGGCGCAAACAACACCACGAAGAGCGTTGTTTCGACCTTCGTTCGCGACGGTTCGAACGGCGTCTCGGTCAAGATGACCGACTACAAGCTCGACAACACCTCGGCCGGCAACGTGCTGTTTGGCATGAGCGGTGGCTCGATCGAAACCTCCACCGGCATCCTCGGCACCTCGACGGGCGCAACCGGTTCCGTCTACTCGATGGACATCACCAACTTCACGCTGGGCCAGCTCTCGACGGCTCTGTCCAACGTCGAATCCGCACTGAAGGCAATGACTTCGGCTGGTGCCGAGCTCGGCTCGATCTCCACCCGCATCGAAATGCAGGACGATTTCGTCTCGGCTCTGAGCGACTCGATCGACTCCGGTATCGGCCGTCTCGTCGATGCCGACATGGAAGAAGAGTCCTCCAAGCTCAGCGCCCTGCAGACGCAGCAGCAGCTGGCGATCCAGTCTCTCTCGATCGCCAACTCCTCTTCGCAGAACATCCTGTCGCTCTTCCGCGGCTAA
- a CDS encoding flagellin N-terminal helical domain-containing protein, which produces MTSINTNNSSMAALQTLRNVNKGLNQTQNHVSTGLRVGSASDNAAYWSIATTMRSDNKALSAVSDALGMGAAKVDTAYTAMDSAIDVVSEIKAKLVAATENGVDKAKVQEEISQLQAQLMSIAQSASFNGENWVAGANNTTKSVVSSFVRDGSNGVSVKTTDYKLDNTSAGNVLFGMSGGSIETSTGILGTSTGATGSVYSMDITNFTLGQISTALSNVESALKAMTSAGAELGSLSTRIELQDDFVSALSDSIDSGIGRLVDADMEEESSKLSALQTQQQLAIQSLSIANSSSQNILSLFR; this is translated from the coding sequence ATGACAAGTATTAATACGAACAACTCTTCCATGGCAGCTCTCCAGACGCTGCGTAACGTCAACAAGGGCCTGAACCAGACGCAGAACCACGTTTCGACGGGTCTGCGCGTAGGCTCGGCTTCCGACAACGCCGCTTACTGGTCGATCGCAACGACCATGCGTTCCGACAACAAGGCCCTTTCGGCCGTTTCCGACGCTCTCGGCATGGGTGCCGCCAAGGTTGACACCGCCTACACCGCGATGGACAGCGCCATCGACGTCGTTTCCGAAATCAAGGCCAAGCTGGTCGCCGCGACTGAAAACGGCGTCGACAAGGCGAAGGTCCAGGAAGAAATCAGCCAGCTGCAAGCGCAGTTGATGAGCATCGCTCAGTCGGCTTCCTTCAATGGCGAAAACTGGGTTGCCGGCGCAAACAACACCACGAAGAGCGTTGTTTCGTCCTTCGTTCGCGACGGTTCGAACGGCGTCTCGGTCAAGACCACCGACTACAAGCTCGACAACACCTCGGCCGGCAACGTGCTGTTCGGCATGAGCGGTGGCTCGATCGAAACCTCCACCGGCATCCTCGGCACCTCGACGGGCGCAACCGGTTCCGTCTACTCGATGGACATCACCAACTTCACGCTGGGCCAGATCTCGACGGCTCTGTCCAACGTCGAATCCGCACTGAAGGCAATGACTTCGGCTGGTGCCGAGCTCGGCTCGCTCTCCACCCGCATCGAACTGCAGGACGATTTCGTCTCGGCTCTGAGCGACTCGATCGACTCCGGTATCGGCCGTCTCGTCGATGCCGACATGGAAGAAGAGTCCTCCAAGCTCAGCGCCCTGCAGACGCAGCAGCAGCTGGCGATCCAGTCTCTCTCAATCGCCAACTCCTCTTCGCAGAACATCCTGTCGCTCTTCCGCTAA